In Rariglobus hedericola, the following proteins share a genomic window:
- a CDS encoding MFS transporter, whose product MSAIPAPASSSSSQPAANDPNRLKVGTLTYTRASLITLFLFLLWGDFCFTLMETVVPSILPLKLNSIGAPNWALGLIVTTIPNMMAAAINPIISFRSDRFRSKWGRRIPFLIGATPFLVIFLILLGYAAPIGRWLHDIGLHGRFSEMSVMLVVIGVLMICFQFFNLFITSVYYYLFNDVVPHAFLARFMALFRVVGSLAGAGYNFFVLKYAESHMQLIFIVAGVLYLIAFVMMCWKVREGDYPPPPEYIGEKKGFRAAIRTYATECFTHRFYWYIFLANACIAMTWASGSYTLLYQTKYLGLSFDFIGKVGGICGIVGVILLYPAGILADRAHPLRVLLIAMSLQVFIGPFSITFAMMSPGISPNILPWIYVTLSVIGLPLYILYSAAEIPTLMKVFPMDRYGQFSSANALVRSTALIFGGVACGVFFDLTSKLNPNPVYAYRFLPVWNFTFQAGSLFFTWLLYREWKKLGGKDNFVPPAPLPNSPVMTP is encoded by the coding sequence ATGTCCGCGATCCCGGCACCTGCTTCTTCTTCGTCTTCGCAACCCGCCGCCAACGATCCCAATCGGCTCAAGGTCGGCACGCTCACCTACACCCGGGCGAGTCTCATCACGCTCTTCCTCTTCCTGCTCTGGGGTGACTTCTGCTTCACGCTCATGGAGACGGTGGTGCCGAGCATTCTACCACTGAAGCTCAACTCCATCGGTGCGCCCAACTGGGCTCTCGGCCTCATCGTCACCACCATCCCCAACATGATGGCGGCGGCGATCAACCCGATCATCAGCTTCCGCAGCGACCGCTTCCGCAGCAAATGGGGACGACGCATCCCGTTCCTCATCGGTGCCACGCCGTTCCTCGTTATTTTCCTCATTCTGCTCGGCTACGCCGCTCCCATCGGCCGCTGGTTGCACGACATCGGCCTGCACGGTCGTTTCTCCGAGATGTCCGTCATGCTCGTCGTGATCGGCGTGCTGATGATCTGCTTCCAGTTCTTCAACCTCTTCATCACGTCGGTCTATTACTACCTGTTCAACGACGTCGTTCCCCACGCCTTCCTCGCCCGCTTCATGGCGCTCTTCCGCGTCGTGGGTTCACTTGCCGGCGCCGGCTATAATTTCTTCGTGTTGAAATACGCCGAGTCGCACATGCAGCTCATCTTTATCGTCGCCGGCGTGCTCTACCTCATCGCCTTCGTGATGATGTGCTGGAAGGTCCGCGAGGGTGATTATCCGCCTCCACCTGAATACATCGGCGAGAAAAAAGGCTTCCGCGCCGCCATCCGCACTTATGCCACCGAGTGTTTTACCCACCGCTTTTACTGGTATATCTTTCTCGCCAACGCGTGCATCGCCATGACCTGGGCCTCCGGTTCCTACACGCTTCTCTACCAGACCAAATACCTCGGTCTCTCCTTCGATTTCATCGGCAAGGTCGGCGGTATCTGCGGCATCGTCGGCGTCATTTTACTCTACCCCGCCGGCATCCTCGCCGACCGCGCCCATCCGTTGCGCGTGCTGCTGATCGCCATGAGCCTTCAGGTGTTCATAGGGCCGTTCTCCATCACGTTTGCGATGATGAGCCCGGGCATTTCACCCAACATCCTTCCTTGGATCTATGTCACGTTGAGTGTCATCGGCCTGCCGCTCTACATTCTTTATAGCGCCGCCGAGATTCCCACGCTCATGAAAGTCTTCCCGATGGATCGTTACGGCCAGTTCTCGTCGGCCAACGCTCTCGTGCGTTCCACCGCGCTCATCTTCGGCGGCGTCGCTTGCGGCGTGTTTTTCGATCTTACGTCCAAGCTGAATCCCAATCCGGTTTACGCCTACCGGTTCCTTCCCGTGTGGAACTTCACCTTTCAGGCCGGCTCGCTCTTCTTCACGTGGTTGCTCTACCGCGAATGGAAAAAGCTCGGCGGAAAAGACAATTTCGTCCCGCCCGCTCCGCTGCCCAATTCACCCGTCATGACACCATGA
- a CDS encoding glycoside hydrolase family 5 protein, producing MSPLPLTATRAQRLRRGINLSHWFSQIYVAPGYVPAHFDSYIRVADIALIRDLGFDHVRFPINCEPILAAAAADGTLPADYLARIQNRIDVILDHGLAVIVDIHPEDAFKKHLATQPAALATFVNFWEQFAAALVRFDPERTFFEVLNEPCVHDPLRWNKIQNTLVEAIRRVAPHHTIIITGDQWSLLPDLLQVTPPADRNIIANFHLYDPHVFTHQGAGWVSPWAMFTKGLTYPADPTFIAEFLKRVTDHDARRQLAEYVVMNWNAQVYHDFIQPAVTWAREHGLVLTCNEFGVYKKFAPRASRLAWVHDVSAALSANGIGWTMWDYAGDFSVVSSKDGLRVPDIELLHALGLPAHTAGTPCVVSSSPA from the coding sequence ATGAGCCCGCTGCCACTCACCGCCACCCGCGCCCAACGTCTGCGCCGTGGCATTAATCTCAGCCACTGGTTCTCCCAGATCTATGTCGCTCCGGGATATGTCCCCGCCCACTTCGATTCCTACATCCGCGTAGCCGACATCGCGCTCATCCGCGACCTGGGCTTCGACCACGTTCGCTTTCCGATCAACTGCGAACCGATCCTCGCCGCGGCAGCTGCCGATGGCACGTTGCCCGCCGACTACCTCGCGCGTATTCAGAACCGGATAGATGTGATCCTCGACCACGGGCTCGCCGTCATCGTCGACATCCACCCCGAGGATGCGTTCAAAAAACACCTCGCCACTCAACCCGCCGCCCTCGCGACGTTCGTTAATTTCTGGGAGCAATTCGCCGCCGCCCTCGTGCGCTTCGACCCCGAGCGCACGTTTTTTGAAGTGCTCAACGAGCCCTGCGTCCACGACCCGCTTCGTTGGAATAAAATCCAAAACACGCTCGTCGAGGCCATCCGCCGCGTCGCACCGCATCATACGATCATCATCACGGGCGATCAGTGGTCGTTGCTGCCCGATCTCCTGCAAGTAACGCCGCCGGCCGACCGCAACATCATCGCCAATTTCCATCTCTACGATCCCCACGTCTTCACGCATCAGGGAGCGGGCTGGGTGTCGCCCTGGGCGATGTTCACCAAAGGCCTCACCTATCCCGCCGACCCCACGTTCATCGCCGAATTCCTCAAGAGGGTCACCGATCACGATGCCCGCCGCCAGCTTGCCGAATATGTGGTGATGAACTGGAATGCGCAGGTCTATCACGACTTCATCCAGCCCGCCGTCACCTGGGCCCGCGAGCACGGCCTGGTTCTCACGTGCAATGAATTCGGCGTGTATAAAAAATTCGCACCACGTGCCTCGCGCCTGGCTTGGGTGCACGATGTCTCCGCTGCACTTTCTGCAAACGGCATTGGTTGGACCATGTGGGATTACGCCGGGGATTTCTCGGTCGTCTCCTCAAAGGACGGCCTCCGCGTTCCCGACATCGAGCTGTTGCACGCGCTCGGTCTGCCCGCTCATACTGCCGGCACCCCATGCGTAGTATCTTCATCGCCTGCCTAG
- a CDS encoding heparinase II/III domain-containing protein: MRSIFIACLGLIAAFTVSRAAESPALPPHPRLLATSADFDRIRESVTHDGPLKDAFVILSETVEREYYAPLLTRQLIGRRMLDTSRNAVRRILNGALLYRITGDKKWAARAEQEMLSVAAFSDWNPSHFLDTAEAATAVAIGYDWLYDVLSPESRTVLRHALVEQALKPGDSDQLGWRKGLNNWRQVCEAGLTLAALAVAEEEPELAARTIARARRNVPPIFETYAPDGAYVEGPMYWEYGSTFHVLLIEALRTATGSSAVLGSDPAFLQSASVVNILTGPSGDFFNYGDCILRRSYLPVMYWFARETRSPGIAAREHLKIGKPGVDYSAHPEKAPLTSRFFALSLLWMPAGPAATPVATPESWKTEGANPMAIFRRGDGRNSLYAGIKGGRARISHGHQDAGSFILELGGVRWTTDLGMPSYNTVEQAGISLFGKDRWKVFALNASSHSVPLIDDLDPDENATATLQAFSAGEQSALINLTPLYASQAKKLTRELRIDSADTVIIRDRLTGATTGAHYRFSWMTKASVETNPTGATLRMNGKTLRLVFSSDAAFKVFDEDASHPPADYDAPQPGLRRIGVVFTVTKPEHTLSVTARLVDQP, translated from the coding sequence ATGCGTAGTATCTTCATCGCCTGCCTAGGACTGATCGCAGCATTCACCGTTTCCAGAGCCGCCGAATCACCGGCGTTGCCACCTCATCCCCGGCTGCTCGCCACCTCCGCAGACTTCGACCGTATTCGCGAATCGGTTACGCATGACGGTCCGCTCAAAGATGCGTTCGTGATTCTGAGCGAAACGGTCGAGCGGGAATACTACGCCCCGCTTCTTACGAGGCAGCTCATCGGCCGTCGCATGCTCGACACCAGCCGCAACGCCGTCCGTCGCATCCTCAATGGCGCCCTGCTTTACCGCATCACCGGCGATAAAAAATGGGCGGCTCGCGCTGAACAAGAGATGCTTTCCGTCGCCGCCTTCAGTGACTGGAACCCATCCCATTTTCTCGACACCGCTGAAGCCGCCACCGCCGTGGCCATCGGTTACGACTGGCTCTACGATGTGTTGTCCCCCGAATCGCGCACGGTGCTTAGGCATGCCCTGGTCGAGCAAGCGCTCAAGCCCGGCGACTCCGACCAGCTCGGGTGGCGCAAGGGTCTTAATAACTGGCGCCAGGTGTGCGAAGCCGGCCTCACGCTCGCCGCGCTGGCCGTTGCCGAGGAAGAGCCGGAACTCGCCGCGCGCACCATCGCTCGTGCCCGTCGCAATGTTCCGCCTATTTTCGAAACCTACGCACCCGACGGCGCCTACGTCGAAGGCCCCATGTATTGGGAATATGGCTCCACGTTTCATGTGTTGCTCATCGAGGCCCTGCGCACCGCCACCGGTTCGTCTGCAGTGCTCGGCAGCGACCCCGCGTTCCTCCAAAGCGCCTCCGTCGTCAATATCCTCACCGGTCCCTCCGGTGACTTCTTTAACTACGGCGACTGCATACTTCGCCGCAGTTATCTGCCAGTCATGTATTGGTTCGCCCGCGAAACCCGCAGTCCGGGCATTGCAGCTCGCGAGCATTTGAAGATCGGGAAACCCGGCGTGGATTACAGCGCGCATCCGGAAAAGGCTCCGCTCACGAGTCGTTTTTTCGCGCTCTCACTCCTGTGGATGCCCGCCGGCCCGGCCGCCACTCCAGTCGCGACGCCTGAAAGCTGGAAGACTGAAGGTGCCAACCCCATGGCGATTTTCCGCCGAGGCGATGGTCGCAATTCACTCTATGCCGGCATCAAGGGCGGACGCGCGCGTATCAGCCACGGGCACCAGGATGCCGGCAGCTTCATTCTGGAACTCGGTGGCGTCCGCTGGACGACCGATCTCGGCATGCCCAGCTACAACACCGTCGAGCAGGCCGGCATTTCACTGTTCGGTAAGGACCGCTGGAAGGTTTTCGCCCTCAACGCCAGCAGCCACTCCGTTCCGTTGATCGACGATCTGGATCCCGACGAAAACGCAACCGCCACCCTGCAAGCATTCTCCGCCGGCGAACAATCCGCGCTCATCAACCTCACCCCGCTCTACGCCTCCCAAGCCAAGAAACTCACCCGCGAACTGCGTATCGATTCAGCGGATACCGTAATAATTCGCGACCGGTTGACCGGCGCGACCACCGGTGCGCATTATCGGTTTTCCTGGATGACCAAGGCTTCGGTCGAAACCAATCCCACCGGCGCGACTCTGCGCATGAACGGTAAAACGCTGCGCCTCGTTTTCTCCAGCGACGCCGCGTTCAAGGTCTTCGATGAAGACGCCTCGCATCCACCCGCGGACTACGACGCGCCCCAGCCAGGCCTTCGTCGTATCGGCGTGGTGTTCACCGTTACGAAGCCGGAGCACACGCTTAGTGTAACCGCGCGACTGGTCGACCAGCCCTGA